The following are encoded together in the Effusibacillus lacus genome:
- a CDS encoding sugar ABC transporter ATP-binding protein — MEKPVLKMSQISKSFNGIKVLDKVDFELRSGEVHALMGGNGAGKSTLMKILTGVYELDEGEITINGSRVTIKQPSDAKENGISMIFQEFSLIPTLTVAQNIFLSREPKNKFGLIDDQECLRLTEELLIELNVNIDPNTPVEQLGVGYWQMTEIAKALSQDTKILIMDEPTSSLTKNETEVLFQMINKLKDKGIAIIYISHRMDEIFRICERITILRDGKRVITAACSELSLESVIQHIVGGNLEHAFEWKDRNYQRNQEPILQVRDLVSGQRVNGVSFDLYRGEILGIAGLMGSGRSETVRALFGIDPIDGGEIVINGRQQSIKKPQDAIKAGIALVPEDRRMQGLILDHSLKDNTLLPILSSVKKGPFIDEQKANQIAQEFVQRLNIKTDSIFKTSRLLSGGNQQKIVLAKWLATSPDILILDEPTIGVDIGAKTEIIEIIRSLADSGKAIIVISSELPELLALSDRVIVLHGGKVTKEMYRREIRSEEALQHAIQGF; from the coding sequence ATGGAAAAACCGGTACTGAAGATGTCTCAAATCTCAAAGTCTTTTAACGGAATCAAGGTGCTTGACAAAGTGGATTTTGAATTGCGAAGCGGGGAAGTCCATGCCTTGATGGGAGGCAACGGGGCCGGCAAGTCGACATTGATGAAAATTTTGACCGGCGTATACGAACTTGATGAAGGAGAAATTACGATCAATGGTTCCCGGGTAACAATTAAACAACCAAGCGACGCTAAAGAAAATGGAATATCGATGATTTTCCAGGAGTTTAGCCTGATACCCACCCTGACCGTAGCTCAAAACATCTTTCTCAGCCGGGAACCCAAAAACAAATTTGGTTTGATTGACGACCAGGAATGTCTTCGTCTAACAGAAGAACTTCTGATCGAACTGAACGTCAATATTGACCCCAATACCCCGGTTGAGCAGCTTGGCGTGGGATACTGGCAAATGACGGAAATTGCCAAGGCTCTTTCGCAAGATACGAAGATTCTCATCATGGATGAGCCTACTTCGTCTCTCACGAAAAACGAAACTGAAGTATTGTTTCAAATGATCAACAAATTAAAAGATAAAGGAATTGCCATTATTTATATTTCACATCGTATGGACGAGATTTTTCGGATATGTGAACGAATTACAATTTTACGCGACGGAAAACGTGTCATTACCGCGGCCTGCAGTGAGTTAAGTTTGGAAAGTGTCATCCAACATATTGTTGGGGGGAATTTGGAACACGCCTTTGAATGGAAAGACCGCAATTACCAAAGAAATCAAGAGCCTATTCTCCAGGTAAGAGACCTGGTATCCGGGCAAAGGGTGAACGGAGTAAGCTTTGATTTATACCGGGGAGAGATTCTCGGAATTGCAGGATTGATGGGAAGCGGACGATCCGAAACGGTTCGCGCTTTATTCGGGATCGATCCGATCGACGGCGGAGAAATTGTGATCAATGGGCGGCAACAATCGATAAAAAAACCTCAAGACGCCATAAAAGCTGGTATCGCACTGGTTCCCGAGGATCGAAGAATGCAGGGATTAATCCTCGATCACAGTTTAAAAGACAATACCCTTTTGCCGATTTTGTCCAGTGTGAAAAAAGGCCCGTTTATCGATGAACAAAAAGCAAATCAGATAGCCCAAGAGTTTGTTCAACGACTCAACATCAAGACGGACAGTATTTTCAAGACCTCCCGCTTGTTGTCAGGAGGAAATCAGCAAAAAATCGTATTGGCCAAGTGGTTGGCCACTTCTCCTGATATTTTAATTTTGGACGAACCAACCATTGGGGTAGACATTGGGGCCAAAACCGAGATTATCGAAATCATCCGCTCATTGGCGGACAGCGGAAAAGCAATTATCGTGATCTC
- a CDS encoding substrate-binding domain-containing protein, giving the protein MKVKKTFALLFSSALVAGLMAGCGGNQTQETKAPAAKTAESGGPITVNQELPDSEILSKGPHGESAVSAKTLKLTEEDIKKIKEKKYKAALVMHYAGNDWSTAQVEGLKTTFTKMGIEVVAVTDAQFKAEKQVADIETVLAKKPDIIVSIPVDPVSTASAYKKAAEQGVKLVFMDNTPKDLTHGKDYVSVVSADNYGNGVEAAKIMAEKLGGKGKVGVIFHDADFFVTKQRTDAFEKTIKEKYPDIQIVARGGITGPNDGEKVAAAMLTKNPDLNGIFVVWDVPAEGALAAARTAGRNDLIITTIDLGTNVALDIAQGGPIKGLGAQLPYDQGVAEAILAGYALLGKEAPAYVAVPALKVTKDNILKAWQMVYHQDAPKDIQNAAK; this is encoded by the coding sequence ATGAAAGTAAAAAAAACCTTTGCATTACTTTTCAGTTCTGCATTGGTTGCCGGCTTAATGGCAGGATGCGGCGGCAACCAAACTCAGGAAACAAAAGCTCCGGCTGCCAAAACGGCAGAAAGCGGCGGGCCAATTACTGTTAACCAAGAGCTTCCGGATAGCGAAATCCTCAGCAAGGGTCCGCACGGTGAATCGGCTGTATCCGCCAAGACGTTAAAGTTGACCGAAGAAGACATCAAGAAAATAAAAGAAAAGAAATACAAAGCAGCTCTTGTTATGCATTATGCGGGTAACGACTGGTCAACCGCTCAGGTTGAGGGCCTCAAAACAACGTTTACTAAGATGGGAATTGAAGTTGTAGCTGTTACGGACGCTCAATTTAAAGCCGAAAAGCAGGTTGCTGATATTGAAACTGTACTGGCAAAGAAGCCGGACATTATTGTGAGTATCCCGGTAGACCCTGTTTCAACGGCAAGCGCTTATAAGAAAGCGGCTGAGCAAGGCGTGAAATTGGTGTTTATGGACAATACGCCAAAGGACTTAACGCATGGCAAGGATTACGTCAGCGTGGTTTCGGCCGACAACTATGGAAACGGTGTGGAAGCAGCAAAGATCATGGCCGAAAAACTTGGCGGCAAGGGGAAAGTGGGAGTTATCTTCCACGACGCAGACTTCTTTGTAACCAAACAAAGAACCGACGCTTTTGAGAAAACAATCAAGGAAAAATACCCCGATATTCAAATCGTCGCTCGTGGAGGCATTACCGGACCGAATGACGGAGAAAAAGTTGCTGCGGCCATGCTGACTAAGAATCCGGATCTCAATGGGATTTTTGTTGTATGGGACGTACCGGCGGAAGGTGCGCTTGCAGCTGCCCGCACAGCGGGACGTAACGATTTGATTATTACAACAATTGACCTGGGTACCAATGTAGCATTGGATATTGCGCAAGGTGGACCCATTAAAGGACTTGGAGCCCAACTCCCCTATGATCAGGGTGTCGCAGAAGCTATTCTTGCAGGGTACGCTTTGCTCGGCAAAGAAGCTCCGGCCTATGTAGCGGTTCCGGCATTGAAAGTAACCAAGGACAACATTCTGAAGGCTTGGCAAATGGTCTATCACCAGGATGCGCCAAAGGATATTCAGAATGCTGCAAAATAA
- a CDS encoding GtrA family protein, giving the protein MRFRRLDNSFTRFLLVGVLNTIVGLCAMYFFLNLAGFNYWASTFLGNSIGAVVSYVLNKTFTFRHKGTVRSSAWKFVLVILVCYGLSYWTSLQLSSLLQNALPLSQKVIENIAVLVGAGIYTIANYLGNKFFAFRHPGEEV; this is encoded by the coding sequence GTGCGATTTCGACGCCTTGACAACAGTTTCACCCGTTTCCTGCTGGTGGGCGTTCTGAACACCATAGTGGGGCTGTGCGCCATGTATTTTTTTCTGAATCTGGCCGGGTTCAACTATTGGGCATCGACATTTCTCGGGAACTCCATCGGGGCCGTGGTCAGCTACGTGCTGAACAAGACCTTTACCTTCCGGCATAAGGGAACGGTTCGCAGCAGCGCCTGGAAGTTCGTGCTGGTGATCCTGGTCTGCTATGGCTTGTCCTATTGGACCAGTCTGCAGCTGTCCTCGCTGCTTCAGAACGCGCTCCCGCTCAGTCAGAAAGTGATTGAAAACATTGCGGTTCTGGTTGGAGCGGGCATCTATACTATCGCCAATTATCTTGGCAACAAGTTTTTTGCCTTTCGGCACCCGGGAGAGGAAGTATGA
- a CDS encoding mannosyltransferase family protein: MRLRNRLDLKVIGFLLILFLVNKILILAPAFWATKQHLAGMGALDSLKFLLFNNFFKWDSGWYARIAEQGYDPKSSAFFPLYPFLIAMVRQLLDVTSATAGVLVSNVAFFLMLYVVYHLIRIDYEERDTRRILWLFCLYPTSYYFSAVYTESLYLLLMALTLYCIRIGNWAGAGISGFVTSITRNTGVFLTIPYALEYFKIRTWGDILPFLRRGFGNLGQANPGRKRWKGFLWVFVIPLSFFLYMGYLGCRFGDPFAFSHAQAQFGRGFLNPFATIVQGYQMLVNHLTAQPLNWLWMYFFTEFFFVTLTLVVLLVTVRKLRLSYWVIILYAFLIPLTAPATGRVVDYFVSYSRYSLVIFPLYLGIYELVKGNRLFYYATNLVFAVLLVILVYNWSLDRWVA, encoded by the coding sequence ATGAGGTTGCGAAATCGCTTGGATCTGAAAGTGATTGGCTTTCTTCTGATTCTGTTTCTAGTGAACAAGATCCTGATACTGGCCCCCGCTTTCTGGGCGACCAAACAGCACCTGGCAGGCATGGGGGCGCTTGACTCGCTGAAGTTTCTGCTCTTCAACAACTTCTTCAAATGGGATTCCGGTTGGTACGCCCGCATTGCGGAACAGGGATATGATCCGAAAAGTTCCGCTTTTTTTCCTTTGTATCCGTTCCTTATAGCGATGGTGCGGCAATTGCTGGATGTCACGTCCGCTACGGCCGGGGTGCTCGTCTCCAATGTCGCCTTTTTCCTGATGCTTTATGTGGTCTATCATTTGATTCGAATCGATTACGAAGAGAGGGACACCCGGCGGATTCTTTGGCTGTTCTGCCTGTATCCCACATCGTACTATTTTTCTGCTGTGTATACCGAGTCCCTGTATCTGCTGCTGATGGCACTCACCCTGTACTGCATCCGTATCGGCAATTGGGCCGGGGCAGGCATCAGCGGATTTGTCACGAGCATTACACGCAACACCGGTGTGTTTTTGACGATTCCATATGCGCTGGAGTATTTTAAGATTCGAACCTGGGGGGACATCCTGCCTTTCCTGCGAAGGGGCTTTGGCAATCTGGGGCAGGCCAATCCAGGGCGGAAAAGATGGAAAGGGTTCCTGTGGGTGTTTGTCATTCCCCTTTCGTTCTTTCTGTACATGGGGTATCTGGGCTGCCGGTTTGGGGATCCCTTTGCCTTCTCCCATGCCCAGGCGCAATTCGGGCGCGGATTCCTCAATCCCTTTGCGACAATTGTTCAGGGATATCAGATGCTGGTCAATCACTTGACCGCTCAGCCTCTGAACTGGCTGTGGATGTACTTTTTTACCGAGTTTTTCTTTGTCACGTTGACCTTGGTGGTGCTGCTGGTCACTGTCCGCAAACTGAGGCTCTCTTACTGGGTGATCATCCTGTATGCGTTCCTGATCCCGCTGACCGCACCTGCGACAGGCCGGGTGGTGGATTACTTTGTCAGCTATTCCCGCTATTCGCTGGTGATCTTCCCGCTCTACCTGGGAATCTATGAGTTGGTCAAGGGAAACCGGCTCTTCTATTACGCCACCAATCTGGTGTTTGCTGTGCTGCTTGTGATTCTGGTCTACAACTGGTCGCTGGACCGGTGGGTAGCGTAA
- a CDS encoding S41 family peptidase, with the protein MQKRAWHKKMAAAVLALGLVVPAGALSAPVAVLAEEPASTPQQNSPNSHEITLYQVFESLRELHWPKVDDDKLVHGAVQGMLEVLNDPYTEYFTANEYQNFVNSINQKYAGIGARMSQDDQGFLVEEVFASSPAEAAGIKKGDRVLAVNGTDVTGKQLQEVTGMLRGEAGTSVTVTLRRQGQAPFSVTVTRQQIQLPTLQSSLLDEDTGYIRILSFSENADSEFDKALADLQEKGIRSLVLDVRGNGGGIMGPALNIADRFLKNGTLLEIRYRNGSQKYNADSEGVDLPLVVLVDEESASASELLAGTLQAHKRAKLVGSQSFGKGVLQRTENLANGYTLKFTVGQFYFADGTSPQATGLKPDVPVKLQQLQVPAALRTLYPDRERSVTFDLANQKTYVDRIEITDQKTVDKNGTKYLPLRLVAEALGSEVVWDGSQQSISFQYGGRAVKLHVPTGKFLVNDEDKAYQEPFFVESGVTYVSLEALKEAFKSAQWQIGSEKIVVKGI; encoded by the coding sequence ATGCAGAAACGAGCCTGGCATAAAAAGATGGCGGCAGCAGTTTTGGCACTCGGGCTGGTGGTCCCGGCGGGGGCCCTGTCGGCGCCGGTTGCAGTATTGGCGGAGGAGCCCGCCTCCACCCCGCAGCAGAACTCTCCCAATTCGCATGAGATCACTTTGTATCAAGTGTTTGAGTCTTTGCGCGAGCTGCATTGGCCCAAAGTGGACGACGATAAACTGGTCCACGGCGCCGTGCAGGGCATGCTTGAAGTTCTGAACGATCCGTATACGGAGTACTTCACAGCCAATGAATATCAAAACTTTGTCAACTCCATCAATCAGAAATATGCAGGGATCGGGGCGCGTATGTCCCAGGACGACCAGGGCTTCCTGGTGGAAGAAGTGTTTGCATCGTCGCCGGCGGAAGCGGCCGGCATCAAAAAGGGGGATCGGGTTCTCGCAGTAAACGGCACCGATGTAACGGGGAAACAGCTGCAGGAGGTGACCGGCATGCTTCGCGGCGAAGCGGGCACCTCCGTAACGGTGACCCTCAGACGACAGGGCCAGGCACCCTTCAGCGTCACCGTCACCCGGCAGCAGATCCAGCTTCCTACGCTGCAATCTTCGCTGCTGGATGAAGATACCGGGTACATTCGCATCTTGTCCTTCAGCGAGAACGCAGATTCTGAATTTGACAAGGCGCTGGCCGATCTGCAGGAAAAAGGAATCAGATCGCTGGTGCTGGATGTCCGCGGGAACGGCGGCGGGATCATGGGTCCAGCCCTGAACATCGCCGACCGGTTCCTGAAAAATGGGACGCTGCTGGAGATCCGATACCGCAACGGCTCCCAGAAATACAATGCAGACAGCGAAGGCGTGGATCTGCCTCTGGTGGTTCTGGTTGATGAGGAGAGCGCCAGTGCGTCCGAACTGTTGGCGGGTACACTGCAGGCTCACAAGCGGGCGAAACTGGTGGGCAGCCAAAGCTTCGGCAAGGGTGTCTTGCAGCGTACGGAAAACCTGGCAAACGGGTACACCCTGAAATTTACCGTGGGACAATTTTATTTTGCGGACGGCACCTCGCCGCAGGCCACCGGTCTCAAACCGGACGTGCCCGTAAAGCTCCAACAATTGCAGGTTCCGGCTGCTTTGCGGACCCTGTATCCGGACAGGGAACGCAGCGTGACCTTTGACCTGGCCAACCAAAAGACCTATGTGGACCGGATCGAGATCACCGATCAGAAGACCGTCGATAAAAACGGAACAAAATATTTGCCGCTCCGTCTGGTTGCCGAGGCTCTCGGTTCGGAAGTGGTTTGGGACGGGAGCCAGCAGTCGATTTCCTTCCAGTATGGCGGACGTGCAGTAAAGCTGCATGTACCCACCGGAAAGTTTCTTGTTAACGATGAGGACAAAGCCTACCAAGAGCCGTTCTTTGTGGAATCGGGAGTGACCTACGTGTCCCTGGAGGCGTTGAAAGAAGCATTCAAATCCGCCCAGTGGCAAATCGGCAGTGAAAAAATCGTGGTCAAGGGTATCTAA
- a CDS encoding Gfo/Idh/MocA family protein: MKKLNVGMIGAGFMGKAHSLAYAGMPMFFWPAPAIPHRKMIADVTEEAARDAAARFGYDGYTSDWRKVVENPEIDIIDIATPNDSHAEIAIAAAKAGKHVISEKPLARNAAEAKAMLDAVKEAGVKHMVAFNYRRTPAVALAKKYIEEGAVGKILNFRGTYLQDWSADPNSPLSWRFQKSIAGSGALGDIGTHVIDFARYLVGEITDVMATTQTWIPERPVQSDGVDKLGTVKASQDVPKKPVDVDDEFTTLVKFENGAVGSIEATRNAWGRNNFLTFEIHGEKGSLYFNYERRDELQVCFADDPVDRRGFRTVYTGPAHPYGEGLWPIPALGIGYGETKIIEVYDFFKAIVNDTDVSPNFYDGYQIAVITDAILESAGKNAWVKIEK; this comes from the coding sequence ATGAAAAAATTAAACGTGGGAATGATTGGTGCAGGGTTTATGGGAAAGGCACATTCGCTCGCTTATGCGGGGATGCCGATGTTTTTCTGGCCGGCGCCGGCTATTCCGCATCGTAAAATGATTGCGGATGTAACTGAAGAAGCGGCTAGAGATGCAGCTGCCCGTTTCGGTTACGACGGCTATACTTCCGACTGGAGAAAAGTGGTCGAGAATCCGGAGATTGATATTATTGATATCGCAACTCCGAATGATTCCCACGCGGAAATAGCAATAGCCGCAGCAAAAGCGGGGAAACATGTTATTTCGGAAAAACCGCTTGCGCGAAACGCCGCAGAAGCGAAGGCAATGCTTGATGCTGTAAAAGAAGCGGGCGTCAAACATATGGTGGCATTCAATTATCGTCGTACTCCGGCTGTGGCTCTGGCTAAAAAGTACATTGAAGAAGGAGCTGTCGGCAAAATTCTGAATTTCCGTGGAACCTATCTGCAAGATTGGTCTGCGGATCCCAATTCTCCTCTGTCCTGGCGTTTTCAAAAAAGCATCGCGGGCTCCGGGGCACTCGGTGATATTGGAACACACGTCATTGATTTCGCCCGCTATTTGGTTGGAGAAATCACGGATGTAATGGCTACAACCCAAACCTGGATCCCGGAGCGTCCGGTTCAATCCGACGGGGTAGATAAGCTGGGAACCGTGAAGGCATCTCAGGACGTTCCGAAAAAACCGGTCGACGTGGATGATGAGTTCACTACACTGGTGAAATTCGAAAACGGAGCAGTGGGAAGCATTGAAGCAACCCGTAATGCTTGGGGACGCAACAACTTCTTAACATTTGAAATTCACGGAGAAAAAGGTTCTCTCTACTTTAATTATGAACGACGCGATGAACTGCAAGTCTGTTTTGCGGATGATCCCGTAGATCGCCGCGGGTTCAGAACCGTTTACACCGGTCCGGCACATCCGTATGGTGAAGGTTTATGGCCTATTCCGGCATTGGGAATCGGTTACGGTGAAACGAAGATTATTGAGGTTTATGATTTCTTTAAGGCAATTGTAAACGACACAGATGTATCGCCGAACTTCTATGATGGCTATCAAATTGCTGTTATCACGGACGCGATTTTGGAATCGGCCGGGAAAAACGCTTGGGTCAAAATTGAAAAGTAA
- a CDS encoding sugar phosphate isomerase/epimerase family protein, with product MKLGYQTNTWGGVVGHPAGVTSVKDLYYLANGSTEQALADISAAGYKGFEIFDGNLMQYMDRKNDFRGLMKAHSLELIAVYSGANFIYPDILEEELGKIETVAAFASEMGAQHLVVGGGAIRAKGILEEDYKALGDALNKVVAIAEKNSLIPSYHPHLGTIVQSPEQLDKLMPLTDIHLCPDTAHLEAGGGNPAEIMKKYADRIRYVHFKDYAAGEFLPLGKGKQNFHEMIQVLREKNYQGWITVELDSYEDPKKGAQISKDYLQSNFQLV from the coding sequence ATGAAATTAGGTTATCAGACAAATACCTGGGGAGGAGTGGTTGGCCATCCAGCAGGAGTAACATCTGTGAAAGATTTGTACTATCTGGCAAATGGTTCAACAGAACAAGCGTTGGCGGACATCTCAGCGGCAGGATACAAAGGGTTTGAAATTTTTGACGGCAACTTGATGCAGTACATGGATCGGAAAAATGATTTTCGCGGCCTTATGAAAGCGCATTCTTTGGAATTAATAGCGGTCTATTCGGGAGCTAATTTCATTTATCCGGACATTCTGGAAGAAGAACTAGGGAAGATTGAAACGGTCGCTGCATTTGCCTCCGAAATGGGAGCTCAACACCTTGTGGTAGGCGGAGGGGCTATCCGGGCTAAAGGAATATTGGAGGAAGACTACAAAGCTTTGGGAGACGCACTAAATAAAGTGGTCGCGATTGCGGAAAAAAACTCTTTGATTCCAAGTTATCATCCACATCTGGGAACTATCGTGCAGTCCCCGGAACAATTGGATAAATTGATGCCTTTGACTGACATTCATCTTTGTCCTGACACCGCACATCTTGAGGCGGGAGGCGGAAATCCGGCTGAAATCATGAAAAAATACGCAGATCGCATAAGGTATGTTCATTTCAAAGATTACGCCGCAGGAGAATTCTTGCCCTTAGGAAAAGGGAAACAGAACTTTCATGAGATGATTCAGGTGTTGAGGGAAAAGAACTATCAGGGTTGGATTACCGTGGAATTGGACAGCTATGAGGATCCAAAGAAAGGTGCGCAAATCAGCAAAGACTATTTGCAATCGAATTTTCAACTGGTCTAA
- a CDS encoding LacI family DNA-binding transcriptional regulator — protein MVRIKDVARLANVSTATVSRVLSNADNVTEETKEKVLNAIQELNYSPNILGRYLRKMETQTILVVVPDITNTFFSKILRGIESIAVQNGYQVLLADTQNNVRQEVEYLNLLRQKRVDGMILLTARMDRSLVEEIAEEYPVVLACEYLEGSRLPTVSIDNVSSARKATEHLIKLGHRRIAHISGPMDIILSRDRLRGYQQAMAQYELKFDPVLIQEGDFSYEIGYNMAMKYLALENLPTAIFAANDEMAIGAMKAIREHSLNVPDDIAVMGFDNIKISSIVEPALTTIAQPMYEIGTTSMEILLKLINGEDLKKRQFVLEDQLIIRESCGGKVRF, from the coding sequence ATGGTGAGGATAAAAGACGTAGCCAGATTGGCAAATGTGTCTACCGCTACAGTGTCGCGGGTTTTAAGCAATGCCGATAACGTAACAGAAGAAACAAAAGAAAAAGTGTTAAACGCAATACAAGAACTGAACTACTCACCCAATATCCTGGGCAGATACCTTCGCAAGATGGAAACACAAACGATCCTCGTGGTGGTGCCCGATATTACAAACACATTCTTCTCCAAGATTTTGCGGGGAATTGAGTCGATAGCGGTTCAAAACGGCTATCAAGTGCTGTTGGCGGATACCCAAAACAATGTTCGCCAGGAAGTCGAGTATTTGAATCTGCTGCGGCAAAAGCGGGTGGACGGAATGATTCTGTTGACGGCCCGCATGGATCGGAGTCTCGTTGAGGAGATAGCGGAAGAATATCCGGTTGTCCTTGCGTGTGAATATCTGGAAGGCTCCAGGTTACCCACTGTCTCGATCGACAACGTCAGCAGCGCCCGAAAGGCGACCGAGCATTTAATCAAGCTTGGCCACAGAAGGATCGCGCACATTTCCGGTCCGATGGATATTATTTTGAGTCGTGACCGCCTAAGAGGATATCAACAAGCGATGGCTCAGTATGAATTGAAGTTCGATCCGGTGCTGATTCAGGAAGGCGATTTTAGTTATGAAATCGGTTACAACATGGCGATGAAATATCTTGCTTTGGAAAATCTCCCAACCGCAATTTTTGCTGCAAATGACGAAATGGCTATTGGAGCGATGAAAGCCATAAGGGAACATTCGCTGAATGTTCCCGATGATATAGCCGTTATGGGGTTCGATAATATCAAGATTTCATCGATTGTTGAACCCGCATTAACGACTATCGCCCAGCCGATGTATGAAATCGGCACCACGTCGATGGAGATTCTTCTAAAACTGATTAACGGAGAAGATTTAAAGAAGCGACAGTTTGTGCTTGAGGATCAGTTGATAATACGGGAATCATGCGGAGGTAAAGTAAGGTTTTAA
- a CDS encoding CPBP family glutamic-type intramembrane protease, with protein MRRSKHPVLWSLAWAGLFVFLLLNLPGLLVGGQTSLTREEASQRAAHFLSEQGISVTGKIETVLYTGDPDMEAYLKRHGLMESFERNLQRSRPLAYWEVSFFEPDGAFYAVSIDEVSGRVLGYQLKGTRKQEKPLLNEREALEVAQGELLRRNVDPGELELVTQVPEIPEKGEDGTRPFDYRYRWLNTVWDVGKSSYAYVVEITDNRVTGFRTEFAVPGEDLDWLEQQRSFGLLLTGISLLGMLLLVILSLVVAFVYPKREVDWQRGLMIGILLLGITLLTNLNEWPVFLANLSSYSDFSQELILWGTAFSVTGIAVLSSVSTYATTVAGAVLQRNLWPGKWLRWGDADWPERIRAAVFRGYLLAFVWLGVQGIFYWVSERYFGVWEESDFTMTPWNFLVPGLFPLLAWIAGIGEEITFRLLGIGLVKRYLRSTFLALLLPAMVWALGHSLYPVHPFYTRFIELTLLGMLIGWCFLRYDLETVIFAHVIFDTVLMCLPLLFGGTWSDQLLAIGWLILPATIGRYARWLQPGSIRLSGT; from the coding sequence ATGCGGCGAAGCAAGCATCCTGTACTTTGGAGCCTCGCATGGGCGGGTCTGTTCGTGTTTCTCCTGTTGAACTTGCCCGGCCTCCTGGTGGGGGGGCAAACTTCGCTTACACGTGAAGAGGCGTCGCAGCGGGCGGCCCATTTTTTATCGGAGCAAGGCATTTCCGTCACCGGCAAAATCGAAACGGTTCTCTACACGGGCGACCCGGACATGGAAGCCTATCTGAAACGGCATGGACTGATGGAATCCTTTGAACGGAACCTGCAGCGGTCACGCCCATTGGCCTATTGGGAAGTCAGCTTCTTTGAACCTGACGGGGCTTTCTATGCGGTTTCCATTGATGAAGTGAGCGGCAGGGTACTGGGCTATCAATTGAAAGGTACGCGCAAACAGGAAAAACCGCTGTTGAATGAACGAGAAGCGCTGGAAGTGGCACAGGGAGAACTTTTGCGACGGAACGTAGACCCGGGGGAACTTGAGCTTGTTACGCAGGTTCCTGAAATCCCGGAAAAGGGTGAGGACGGTACCAGGCCTTTTGATTACCGTTACCGCTGGCTGAATACTGTCTGGGATGTCGGGAAGTCCAGTTATGCATACGTTGTGGAGATTACTGACAACCGGGTAACGGGCTTTCGAACGGAATTTGCCGTTCCCGGTGAAGATCTCGATTGGCTGGAGCAGCAGCGGAGTTTCGGTTTGCTGCTAACCGGGATCAGCTTGCTTGGCATGCTGCTGCTGGTGATTCTGTCGCTTGTTGTGGCATTTGTCTATCCGAAGCGGGAAGTGGATTGGCAAAGGGGGCTGATGATCGGGATCCTGCTGCTCGGCATCACTTTGCTGACCAATCTGAACGAGTGGCCTGTTTTTCTGGCCAATTTGAGCTCGTATTCCGACTTCTCACAGGAGTTGATCTTGTGGGGGACAGCTTTCTCGGTTACCGGCATTGCGGTTCTGTCCAGCGTCAGCACCTATGCCACTACAGTGGCGGGTGCCGTGCTGCAGCGCAATCTCTGGCCCGGCAAATGGTTGAGGTGGGGAGACGCCGATTGGCCGGAACGGATAAGGGCCGCCGTCTTTCGCGGGTATCTGTTGGCATTTGTTTGGCTCGGAGTGCAGGGGATTTTTTACTGGGTGTCCGAAAGGTATTTCGGGGTTTGGGAAGAGAGCGATTTTACCATGACGCCCTGGAACTTCCTGGTGCCCGGACTCTTCCCGCTGCTTGCCTGGATTGCAGGCATCGGGGAAGAGATTACTTTCCGGCTGCTGGGAATCGGTCTGGTGAAGCGATATCTGAGAAGCACATTCCTGGCTCTGCTGCTGCCCGCAATGGTGTGGGCGCTCGGACATTCGTTGTACCCGGTGCATCCCTTTTATACCCGGTTTATTGAACTGACGCTGCTGGGCATGCTGATCGGCTGGTGCTTCCTGCGGTACGATTTGGAGACCGTTATCTTTGCCCATGTGATCTTTGATACGGTGCTGATGTGTCTGCCGCTCCTGTTTGGCGGGACATGGAGCGACCAACTGCTGGCCATTGGCTGGCTGATCTTGCCCGCAACCATTGGCAGATATGCACGTTGGCTGCAGCCTGGTTCAATCCGGCTCTCCGGAACCTAA